From Buchnera aphidicola (Uroleucon sonchi):
TTGCTAATTATTTAAATTTTTTAAAAGGAGATATTAATTTATGACTTCTGAGTCTGTAATGGAATTATTTTATAATGCAATCAAAGTCACATTAATTATTGCATCACCATTGTTATTAGCAACTTTAATTAGCGGTTTAATCATTAGTATATTACAAGCAGCAACACAAATTAATGAGCAAACTCTTTCTTTTATTCCAAAGATTATTTCTGTTTTAGGCATCATAATCATCTTAGGTCCTTGGATGTTAGGTGTTATGTTAGATTATATGCATAATTTATTTACCAATATACCATTGATTACAAAATAATGTTAACTTTCAATAGTTTCGAATTAATGCAATTGATTAGTAATTTTTTTTGGCCTATGGTCCGAATTTTATCATTTTTGTCTGTTTTACCTATTTTTAATAATACTATTTTTAATAAAAAAAACAAAATCATTTTATCTGGAATAATTAGTTGGTTAATTTCTCCATTTTTGCCTGAAGTACATATTATATTATTTTCTTTTATGGGTTTATTATTATTTTTTCAACAAATATTAATTGGTGTAGTATTAGGTTTTATTGCGCAATTTATATTTATTACGATTGATTTAGCGGGTGAATTTATCAGCTTACAAATGGGTTTATCATTTGCTACTATTTTTAATAGTCATATACATATTGGAAATTCTATTATATCTCGTCTATTAAATATTTTAACTTTATTTATTTTTCTTGCATGTAATACTCATTTACATTTGATTTCTATATTAATTGATAGTTTTTATAGTATGCCGATTGATACTTACGTTTTAAATGCAAATATTTTTTTTATTTTATTAAAATTTTCTAGTTATTTCTTTGTAAATGGTATTATTTTAATTTTACCGATAGTAATTATATTATTAGTATTAAGTTGTATGATGAGCATATTAAATCGTTTATCTCCGCAGATATCAATTTTTTCTATTGGTTTGCCATTAAATTTATTTTTTGGAATATTTATTCTATATTTTTTAATACCAAATATATTGCCATTTTTGGAAAATTTAATTCATGAGACAATTGTTTTTATTAATTATAATTTTATACAACTGTAATTTTTGATAAATAAAGTATAATTTTTTGAGAAATTATACTTTAATTCTATTATATATTATAGGTCAGTACTTTCTCTTATTTTATTTAATTTTACCTTCATTGTATAAGACATGTTTTTGAATAACAGGATCATATTTTTTAAATTTTAATTTATCAGGCGTATTTCGTTTATTTTTAGTTGTTGTGTAATAATGACCAGTTCCTGCAGATGATATCATTTTAATTTTTTCACGATTTTTTTTAGCCATAATAATATCACCTTTATTTTTTAAGATTTATTTTTTGTATAATGGTTTCGATTCCATTTTTATCAATACATCTCATACCATGAGCTGAAACACGTAATTTAATAAATCTTTTTTGATCAGGAACCCAAAATCGATGATATTGAAGATTGATTAAAAACTTTCTTTTAGTAGCATTCATTGCATGAGATCGATTATTGCCAATCATTCTTTTTTTTCTAGTAACTTGACAAATACGTGACATAATTTATTCTCTTAAATTTAATTAAATCATTTATCATTTTAAATAAAAATATTTTAACATATTATAAAATACTATAATAGTTGTTTAATTTTTACTAGTTTTTATTGTATAAAAAATTTTAATGAATTTTAGATATAAAATATTATATTAATTATTATTAAAATAACATTATACATTATAAAATTAATATCAAATCAGGATAATTTTTATGAATATATGTCAGAGATTCTTATTTAAATCTTTGATGTTTTTTTCTATTTTTTTTGTGGCTTTCATATTATTGCTAGAAACTAATTTAGGTTTTAAATGGTTTTTTAATTTATCTAATCATTTTTTTATAAAATTAAAAGTAGAAAAAATATCAGGAAATTGGCGTGATTTTTTATTAAAAAATATTGAATATGATCGTTTAAATTATTCTATGAAGGCTAATAGCGTGCATATTAAATTAGACGCTAAATCGTTATTTAATATGTTGATAGTTTTTAAAGATATTCAAATAAACCATTTAGTAGTTTTATCAAAACATAATATATCTAATGATTTTTCAAAAAAAAAAATCTTTCATAATATTATAAAAAAAAATATATTTATTAAATATCCATTAATTTTCCAAAAAATACATATAGATAATTTACTATTTCAATCTTCTCGATTTAACATATTATTTTTAAATATTTTAACTAGCATTAAATTCATGAATAATGATGTTATTTTTTCCCCTAGTTATATTGATAATATTAATGTAAAAACTCCTAATTTTCAATCATCTAGAATAATTTTCAAACAACATCATGTTACACAGAAATTTAATACAATTAAAGAATTAAAATATTTAAAAAAAATATATCGCTTTTTAAAATATTATTCAAAAACTTCCCCAATACATATTCCATTAAATATTGATTTGAAATATGTTAAATGTAAAAAAATACAAATTATTAACAATAAAAATATTGGTTTATTGCAATTAAAATTACAAGCTAAAATAAAGAATGATATTTTAAGTATCAAAACTGCTAACATCAAGTCGGATATTTTTCAAATAAAATCTTTTGGAAAAATTATATTTCATAATAATTCTTCTATTTCATCTATTATAAACAACAAAATAATTATACCGAAAATAAGCAATAAAAATATTAATATTTTATTTAAATCGTATTTAAATAAATCATTTATATTTACATTAAAATCAAAAAATTTATATAAATTAAATATGCATGGATCAATTTTTTTTAATAATGTAAATGAACCATTTAATTTAAAATTAGATATCCAAAATTTATTTTGGCCTATTAAAAAAAAATATTTTTTAAAATTCATGAATTTACATGCTTGTGTAAAAGGACAAATAAATCACTATTTTATATCTTTTCAAAACATATTTGCATTAAAAGGATTACCTTCAATTTTATTAAATCTTAAAGGACAAGGTAGCTTAGAAAATATATTTTTAAAAAAAGTGCAATTATTTCCTGTAGATATTCATAATAATAATAATACAAATATAAAATCTATTATTAATCGTCAAAAATATAATAAGAATATATTAGAATTAATAGGAAAAATGAATATTTTAGCTAAAATTCATAATAATATAAAACATTTATATATTCCTAATATTGATCTTAATCTTGCTTTTATGCAAAAAAAACTGGATATATTAGGATCTTTATATTATCAAAATAATAATTTACTAAGGATTCCAAAAATTAATTTATTTATAGGAAAAAATCAATTATTTTTCAAAGGTTGCATAGGTCATACATATAATATCGATTCGTCAATTTATGCAAGTAATTTAAATTATTTTATTCCTAGTTTAACAGGTCAAATTAAAGCTAAAGCAAAATTGTATGGAAATTATATTTTTTCAATATTAACTGGAAAATTTTTTGCTTCTAATCTACATGTTGACAATTTAAATATTAAAGATGTAAAAATATCTACAAATATTAATATGCAAGATATAACTTCAGGAAAGATATTTTTATATGCAAAAAAAATAAATTTTTATAATACTTATATTAATTATTTACATATTAAAATTAATCTTCATGATAAAAACCAGAATTGTGATTTTTTACTAAAAAGTAAAAATTTTTATATGCATTTTATAATTCATGGAAAATTTAATAAAGAAGAAAAAATTTGGCATGGTTTATTAAAAACAATGAATATAAAAACATTATTCGGAGAATATCACTTGAGAAAAAAATTTTCAGTTAATTATAATATTAATTATTTTATAGATTATATATATAAAAAAAATATACAAAGAATAAATATTCTTTCATTTATAAAATATAATAAAAAATTATTTTTTTGCAATATTTTTAGCAAACCGCTAATAAAGTTTAAAAGCAATTTATTTATTAAAGGATATTTAAAAAGTTTTTTAGGAGATAAAATTTCTAATGGAAAAATATTTTTAATAGGATCCAATATACAAGCTGAAAAAAATCAAAATAATAAAACATTTTTAGAAAAAATTGATTTTTTAAAAATATCTGTTAATTTATTCGAAAATAATTTAAAAGCTAAATGGATTGTCAAAAAAATCAATGCATCATTAAAAAATG
This genomic window contains:
- the fliQ gene encoding flagellar biosynthesis protein FliQ, with the protein product MTSESVMELFYNAIKVTLIIASPLLLATLISGLIISILQAATQINEQTLSFIPKIISVLGIIIILGPWMLGVMLDYMHNLFTNIPLITK
- the fliR gene encoding flagellar biosynthetic protein FliR is translated as MLTFNSFELMQLISNFFWPMVRILSFLSVLPIFNNTIFNKKNKIILSGIISWLISPFLPEVHIILFSFMGLLLFFQQILIGVVLGFIAQFIFITIDLAGEFISLQMGLSFATIFNSHIHIGNSIISRLLNILTLFIFLACNTHLHLISILIDSFYSMPIDTYVLNANIFFILLKFSSYFFVNGIILILPIVIILLVLSCMMSILNRLSPQISIFSIGLPLNLFFGIFILYFLIPNILPFLENLIHETIVFINYNFIQL
- the rpmG gene encoding 50S ribosomal protein L33: MAKKNREKIKMISSAGTGHYYTTTKNKRNTPDKLKFKKYDPVIQKHVLYNEGKIK
- the rpmB gene encoding 50S ribosomal protein L28 → MSRICQVTRKKRMIGNNRSHAMNATKRKFLINLQYHRFWVPDQKRFIKLRVSAHGMRCIDKNGIETIIQKINLKK
- a CDS encoding translocation/assembly module TamB, translated to MNICQRFLFKSLMFFSIFFVAFILLLETNLGFKWFFNLSNHFFIKLKVEKISGNWRDFLLKNIEYDRLNYSMKANSVHIKLDAKSLFNMLIVFKDIQINHLVVLSKHNISNDFSKKKIFHNIIKKNIFIKYPLIFQKIHIDNLLFQSSRFNILFLNILTSIKFMNNDVIFSPSYIDNINVKTPNFQSSRIIFKQHHVTQKFNTIKELKYLKKIYRFLKYYSKTSPIHIPLNIDLKYVKCKKIQIINNKNIGLLQLKLQAKIKNDILSIKTANIKSDIFQIKSFGKIIFHNNSSISSIINNKIIIPKISNKNINILFKSYLNKSFIFTLKSKNLYKLNMHGSIFFNNVNEPFNLKLDIQNLFWPIKKKYFLKFMNLHACVKGQINHYFISFQNIFALKGLPSILLNLKGQGSLENIFLKKVQLFPVDIHNNNNTNIKSIINRQKYNKNILELIGKMNILAKIHNNIKHLYIPNIDLNLAFMQKKLDILGSLYYQNNNLLRIPKINLFIGKNQLFFKGCIGHTYNIDSSIYASNLNYFIPSLTGQIKAKAKLYGNYIFSILTGKFFASNLHVDNLNIKDVKISTNINMQDITSGKIFLYAKKINFYNTYINYLHIKINLHDKNQNCDFLLKSKNFYMHFIIHGKFNKEEKIWHGLLKTMNIKTLFGEYHLRKKFSVNYNINYFIDYIYKKNIQRINILSFIKYNKKLFFCNIFSKPLIKFKSNLFIKGYLKSFLGDKISNGKIFLIGSNIQAEKNQNNKTFLEKIDFLKISVNLFENNLKAKWIVKKINASLKNGMIFGYFNILNFYKNKNINGKCYIINFPISLLNFIISNNNTINGIFNSKIKFFGTIYQPKILADIDVKDIYIRTNNTLKYLSILFPHFLKKIKFIKIYQEILIKKGKILFKLHPLFKNSHSNLSWYLSVNSDQIFIFIFPKIPIKFSTHLNLYYLLTRYNLTGFIKLPFLYFKINEKNLVF